Proteins encoded in a region of the Nitrospirota bacterium genome:
- a CDS encoding phage tail tube protein encodes MPQATGANSKIIYDVETTFKTTPGTPASLVLPFISENLSGKRGLFRSNVLRGNRNQTQPKRLNKDAGGSINTELNPYMGKLLKHLMGTNVTTGVNPYTHTMKIGALPVSLCLEKQFLDLTTPQYFLYNGCRINKASFDFGTEGVIPLSLDFIGAKETIAGTSFHASPTDLGHLPFDMYEATVVKEGGSVIAQLSSVKFTVENNLDAGVYVIGGAGERRALPEGTTLVSGEIVVLYEDMVVLTKAINFTESAIQITLSRGDGLGSAGNESLDIQIPELMYGQASPLVSGPKGVLYTLPFSGFYDNNAMATSMQLILKNTQVTL; translated from the coding sequence ATGCCTCAGGCCACAGGCGCAAATTCAAAGATCATCTATGACGTTGAGACCACGTTCAAGACTACGCCCGGCACACCGGCGTCGCTTGTGCTTCCGTTCATTTCTGAGAACCTCTCCGGCAAACGCGGCTTGTTCCGCTCAAACGTGTTGCGGGGCAACCGGAACCAGACCCAGCCCAAGCGTCTGAACAAGGACGCCGGCGGCTCGATCAACACCGAGCTCAACCCGTATATGGGCAAGCTCCTGAAACACTTGATGGGAACGAATGTCACCACCGGCGTCAATCCCTACACTCACACCATGAAAATCGGCGCGCTGCCGGTCTCGCTCTGTCTCGAGAAGCAGTTCCTCGACCTGACGACCCCGCAGTATTTCCTTTACAACGGTTGCCGCATCAACAAAGCCTCATTCGACTTCGGCACCGAGGGCGTCATCCCCCTGTCCCTCGATTTCATCGGAGCCAAAGAGACTATCGCCGGAACCAGTTTCCATGCCTCGCCCACGGACCTCGGCCACCTGCCGTTCGACATGTACGAGGCCACGGTCGTAAAAGAAGGCGGCAGCGTGATCGCCCAGCTGTCGAGCGTCAAGTTCACCGTCGAGAATAATCTCGACGCGGGCGTCTACGTCATCGGCGGGGCGGGTGAACGGCGGGCACTCCCCGAGGGCACAACCCTCGTCTCCGGGGAAATAGTCGTGCTCTACGAAGACATGGTCGTGCTCACCAAGGCCATCAATTTCACGGAAAGCGCCATTCAGATCACCCTGTCTCGCGGAGACGGTCTGGGCTCGGCCGGCAATGAGAGCCTCGACATCCAGATCCCGGAGCTGATGTACGGCCAGGCCTCGCCGTTGGTCAGCGGACCCAAGGGCGTCTTGTATACTCTGCCCTTCTCCGGTTTCTACGACAACAACGCGATGGCCACGAGCATGCAGCTGATCCTGAAAAACACGCAGGTCACTCTATAA
- a CDS encoding DUF1834 family protein: MSTEIDQTEDLIITAIKIAAPEFRIVDTWPDKMDLDTLLEEMLQTPACYVISAGVKYGEKKTIGANNSDDEMTFRLTIVVENLRTRQDGIRGAYALIDAVKTKLKGMNVAPLRGFLWPVTVELIAVKNQYFAYGMEFVRKVNS; encoded by the coding sequence ATGTCCACCGAGATAGACCAGACAGAAGACCTCATCATCACCGCGATAAAAATCGCGGCGCCGGAGTTCCGGATAGTAGATACCTGGCCGGACAAGATGGACCTGGACACGCTCCTCGAGGAGATGCTCCAAACGCCCGCCTGTTACGTGATTTCGGCGGGGGTGAAATACGGAGAGAAAAAAACGATCGGCGCGAACAACTCGGATGATGAAATGACGTTTCGTCTCACGATCGTCGTCGAGAACCTGCGGACCAGGCAGGACGGCATCCGCGGGGCTTATGCGCTTATCGACGCGGTAAAGACGAAGCTCAAAGGAATGAACGTCGCGCCGTTGCGAGGCTTTCTCTGGCCGGTGACGGTGGAACTGATCGCCGTAAAGAACCAGTATTTTGCCTATGGAATGGAGTTTGTCAGAAAAGTCAATTCATAA
- a CDS encoding peptidoglycan-binding protein produces the protein MADFRPAVEKILAYEGGYVNDPDDYGGETNMGISRRAYPNLDIKALDKETVVGIYYRDYWCRFQGDKIASQAVAMELLDSAVNMGWCRSVKFFQEALNLLTGATLLIDGLVGPKTIDKANAYKYPGALVKVLNGLQFARYREIIEDNPLQRKFFRSWLARVEFKS, from the coding sequence ATGGCAGACTTTCGTCCAGCAGTCGAAAAGATCCTCGCCTATGAGGGCGGCTACGTCAACGACCCGGATGATTACGGCGGCGAGACGAACATGGGCATCAGCCGGCGCGCCTATCCGAATCTCGACATCAAGGCCCTCGATAAAGAAACCGTCGTCGGCATCTACTACCGGGACTACTGGTGCAGGTTTCAGGGTGATAAGATCGCGTCCCAGGCCGTGGCCATGGAGCTCCTCGATTCCGCCGTCAACATGGGCTGGTGCCGATCGGTAAAGTTTTTCCAGGAGGCGCTGAACCTGTTAACGGGCGCCACGCTTTTGATCGACGGACTCGTCGGCCCAAAGACGATAGATAAAGCGAACGCCTATAAATATCCCGGCGCCCTCGTGAAAGTCTTGAACGGCCTTCAGTTCGCGCGCTACCGCGAGATCATTGAAGACAACCCGTTGCAGCGCAAGTTCTTTCGAAGCTGGCTCGCGCGCGTGGAATTCAAATCATAG
- a CDS encoding cold-shock protein, whose protein sequence is MATGTVKWFNDQKGFGFITQDEGEDVFVHFSAIEGDGFKSLREGDRVEFEVAHAPKGLSANNVRVI, encoded by the coding sequence ATGGCAACCGGCACGGTTAAGTGGTTCAACGATCAAAAGGGCTTCGGCTTCATTACCCAGGACGAGGGCGAGGATGTATTCGTCCATTTCTCGGCGATCGAAGGCGACGGCTTCAAATCGCTCAGGGAGGGTGATCGCGTGGAGTTTGAGGTCGCACATGCACCAAAGGGTCTCTCGGCAAACAACGTGCGCGTGATCTAA
- a CDS encoding DUF1320 domain-containing protein encodes MPYSADTDLTNDIITQTELVQLTDDEGLGAVNAQRTAAARARIDELIDGHLRAGGYTLPLAVTPPILKSLSLDGTVYYLWERKKKHNMPDGMKEKIKGIMALLGRIQKRQILIGADAAVESPAGNYKTNKTSEDRVFTKDKLDTY; translated from the coding sequence ATGCCCTATTCGGCAGACACGGACCTCACCAACGACATCATCACTCAGACGGAGCTCGTCCAGCTCACGGACGATGAAGGCCTGGGCGCGGTGAACGCGCAGCGCACGGCAGCCGCCAGGGCGCGGATCGACGAACTGATCGACGGGCACCTGCGCGCGGGCGGCTACACCCTGCCGCTGGCCGTAACGCCTCCGATCCTGAAGAGCCTCTCGCTCGACGGTACGGTCTATTACCTCTGGGAGCGAAAAAAGAAGCACAACATGCCCGACGGCATGAAGGAAAAAATCAAGGGGATCATGGCGCTCCTCGGCAGGATCCAGAAGCGCCAGATCCTGATCGGCGCCGATGCGGCGGTTGAAAGCCCCGCGGGGAATTACAAAACGAACAAGACAAGCGAAGACCGGGTTTTTACGAAGGACAAACTCGACACGTATTAA
- a CDS encoding DUF2190 family protein: protein MKKLKRQLGTWGLIFMSLILLVVICGLMLAEPKGMAAMPLMLLVGIAIIAIAQRGTRLGIHGAIGATADTLKMLFSGAAVPTAFTIAKYGSDDDHAILSTGATDNLIGIFQHTAAAANAEMSIMLTGISDVVYGGVVTRGDPLTSDANGKAVKAVSGQSIIGTATKSGVLNDLGTVILSQQVLGANQGADGLTVKGVLRVDYNFDIHGGAIGAIPLGVTLPNKAIIQRGYGDIITAFTSTGGTGTIALGANTAVDLLAAVDADTLANRFELIPTGTAANMVKLTAAREIAVTVATNAILSGKAVFFLEYVISD from the coding sequence ATGAAAAAGTTGAAGCGGCAACTCGGCACCTGGGGTTTGATCTTTATGTCACTCATTCTGCTCGTGGTGATCTGTGGCCTGATGCTTGCGGAGCCGAAGGGCATGGCAGCCATGCCGCTGATGCTGCTCGTCGGCATTGCGATAATTGCCATCGCGCAGCGTGGAACGCGCCTCGGCATTCACGGCGCGATCGGCGCGACGGCCGACACTCTCAAAATGCTGTTCTCCGGCGCCGCGGTGCCCACAGCCTTTACTATTGCAAAATACGGGTCCGACGACGATCACGCCATACTCTCTACCGGCGCGACCGACAATCTCATCGGTATTTTTCAGCATACCGCCGCAGCTGCCAATGCTGAAATGTCCATCATGCTCACAGGCATTTCTGATGTCGTCTATGGCGGGGTGGTCACTCGCGGGGACCCGCTCACGTCCGACGCGAACGGCAAGGCCGTGAAGGCGGTCTCAGGCCAGAGCATCATCGGCACCGCCACCAAATCCGGCGTGTTGAACGACCTCGGAACGGTCATCCTCAGCCAGCAGGTGCTCGGGGCGAACCAGGGAGCGGACGGCTTGACGGTCAAGGGCGTGCTCCGGGTCGACTACAATTTCGACATCCACGGCGGCGCGATCGGCGCGATCCCACTCGGCGTTACGCTGCCGAACAAAGCCATCATCCAGCGGGGCTACGGCGACATCATCACGGCGTTTACCTCCACGGGCGGCACCGGGACAATCGCACTCGGCGCGAATACGGCCGTCGATCTACTCGCGGCCGTTGACGCCGACACGCTGGCCAACCGGTTTGAATTGATTCCGACCGGTACCGCGGCGAACATGGTGAAACTGACCGCTGCGCGGGAGATCGCCGTGACCGTGGCCACGAACGCGATCCTGAGCGGGAAGGCCGTGTTCTTTCTCGAGTACGTGATCAGCGACTAA
- a CDS encoding terminase family protein, giving the protein MNSKTSNMKRWLLTLLLSAGLLLIVGAVPAWATPTPTKAKAFIETNKQQPAQTLNSQSRVDPPVKLTEYQKRWVLDKSRLKIGKFTRQGGKSFICSLEAVFDCFEKPRTTWVFLSAGERQSKELMRTAAMHARAINAAIEEATEVFKAEDKTEYKMLEIKFPNGSRILGLPANPDTARGWSANLLLDEFAMHKDSRAIWKALYPSITRGYKIRIVSTPQGKKNKFYEIWTGLTKQIWAGEAYDAPDQRGGWSKHNVTIMDAVAMGLELFDDEGAKIEPEDLRLGLGDDEAWEQEYMVAFLDEATAWLTYDLIETVEDSRIMADPSWVDRLLAEAIAHHDAHKADKRPPPFKPDWLAAEVPFTGDLYIGFDVARHRDLAVIWLDEEEANLYYTRAEIELKKQAFGVQENVLFALMELRKFRRACIDKTGIGEQITERAQERFGASRVEGIDFSNANKEAMANGIKKSFEDRKDRIPAEQRIRQSLHSVKKETTSTGHHRFDADRTEQIGHADAFWAKALCVQARSKNSGPAGMATRGKRETVGMMKGYA; this is encoded by the coding sequence GTGAATTCTAAAACCTCCAACATGAAACGCTGGCTCCTGACCCTGCTGCTCTCGGCGGGGCTGCTGCTCATTGTCGGAGCGGTGCCTGCCTGGGCCACGCCGACGCCCACTAAAGCAAAAGCCTTCATCGAGACGAACAAGCAGCAGCCGGCGCAGACGCTCAACTCACAGTCCCGTGTGGATCCACCCGTAAAGCTCACCGAGTATCAGAAACGATGGGTACTGGACAAGTCGCGCCTCAAGATCGGAAAGTTCACGCGCCAGGGCGGAAAGTCCTTTATCTGTTCTCTTGAAGCCGTGTTCGATTGCTTCGAGAAGCCGCGCACCACCTGGGTGTTTCTCTCGGCCGGGGAACGACAAAGCAAAGAGCTGATGCGCACGGCCGCTATGCATGCGCGGGCGATCAACGCGGCCATCGAGGAAGCGACCGAGGTTTTCAAAGCCGAGGACAAGACCGAATACAAGATGCTCGAGATCAAGTTCCCGAACGGGTCTCGCATTTTGGGATTACCCGCGAACCCGGACACGGCGCGCGGTTGGAGCGCCAATCTATTATTGGATGAGTTTGCCATGCACAAAGACTCCCGCGCTATATGGAAGGCGCTCTATCCGTCCATCACGCGCGGGTACAAGATCCGCATCGTGTCCACGCCGCAGGGCAAGAAAAACAAATTCTATGAGATATGGACCGGGCTGACGAAGCAGATCTGGGCCGGCGAGGCATACGACGCGCCGGACCAGCGCGGCGGCTGGTCAAAGCATAATGTCACGATCATGGACGCCGTGGCCATGGGTCTGGAACTGTTCGATGACGAGGGCGCGAAGATCGAGCCCGAGGATCTGCGGCTCGGCCTGGGCGACGACGAGGCCTGGGAGCAGGAGTACATGGTCGCGTTCCTGGATGAGGCCACTGCCTGGCTTACCTACGATCTCATTGAGACCGTGGAAGACTCGCGGATCATGGCGGACCCCTCCTGGGTGGACCGGCTGCTCGCCGAGGCGATCGCGCATCACGACGCGCACAAGGCCGACAAGCGCCCGCCTCCATTCAAGCCGGATTGGCTGGCTGCCGAGGTTCCGTTTACCGGAGACCTCTATATAGGGTTCGACGTTGCGAGGCACCGAGACCTTGCCGTGATCTGGCTGGATGAAGAAGAGGCTAATCTGTATTACACCCGCGCGGAGATCGAGCTGAAGAAGCAGGCCTTCGGCGTACAGGAGAATGTGCTCTTCGCCTTGATGGAGCTGCGGAAGTTCCGGCGGGCGTGCATAGACAAGACCGGCATCGGCGAGCAGATCACCGAACGTGCGCAGGAACGCTTCGGCGCAAGCCGCGTCGAGGGCATCGACTTCAGCAACGCGAACAAAGAAGCTATGGCCAACGGCATCAAAAAAAGCTTCGAGGACCGGAAGGACCGGATCCCGGCCGAGCAGCGGATCCGCCAGAGCCTGCATAGCGTGAAAAAGGAGACGACTTCCACCGGGCATCATCGGTTCGACGCAGACCGCACCGAGCAGATCGGACATGCCGATGCTTTCTGGGCCAAGGCGCTATGTGTCCAGGCGAGAAGCAAAAACTCGGGTCCGGCCGGAATGGCAACACGGGGAAAACGAGAGACCGTGGGGATGATGAAGGGGTATGCATAG
- a CDS encoding DUF935 domain-containing protein, producing MKKGLYISPTEFRNFSAVDKVGSLSSEIATRQRSIDFYTIGMFLPNPDPVLKKMGKDITIYKELRADPIVRGCITSRKARTKKLLWEIDRGKAQTRQTKFITDLFNRLPVRRMVNQILNAPLFGNQPLEVMWDVQSWTPKDVVGKPQQWFVYDENNELKFRTKDNYNGIALPEKKFLVASNDADYENPYGDAILSSCFWPVTFRKGGYKFWVTFTEKFGMPFIVGKQPRGTNQTETDAFADRLEQMVQDAIAVIPDDASVEIPETKNTGSADLYDKLIRACTGEINVALLGHSGGAESTPGKLGGEDTAGDTGENLGDDDQKMVEDTMNTLIDWICEYNFAERSDRPRFIMYEEEDVDTKLAERDEKLTTALGMSQLRLSKKYYQKGYALEDEDLEEAPAVPEVRSAELEVRSGLPVQQPAPAQFSSSPLEGEGRVRGGLLRRILDAVVEFVSPNSALHTPQSALDDALDSLSAEDLQRQAEGVLKPVIDLINKGTSYEDIMKDLVTAYPDMDSSALEERLSRAIFVAEAWGRMTTGQELKALP from the coding sequence ATGAAAAAAGGTCTTTATATATCACCAACTGAATTCAGGAACTTCTCCGCCGTGGACAAGGTCGGCTCTCTGTCTTCCGAGATCGCGACCCGGCAGCGGTCGATCGACTTCTATACGATCGGCATGTTTCTGCCGAATCCGGACCCCGTGCTCAAAAAGATGGGGAAGGACATCACCATATATAAGGAACTCCGGGCAGATCCGATCGTGCGGGGATGCATCACCAGCCGAAAGGCGCGAACGAAGAAGCTGCTCTGGGAAATAGACCGGGGAAAGGCGCAAACACGTCAGACGAAGTTCATCACGGACCTGTTCAACAGGCTGCCGGTCCGGAGGATGGTCAACCAGATTCTGAACGCGCCGCTGTTCGGCAACCAGCCGCTCGAGGTGATGTGGGACGTGCAGAGCTGGACGCCGAAGGACGTCGTCGGTAAACCGCAGCAATGGTTCGTGTACGACGAAAACAACGAGCTGAAGTTCCGCACAAAGGATAATTACAACGGCATCGCGCTTCCGGAGAAAAAATTCCTCGTGGCCTCGAACGATGCTGATTACGAGAATCCCTACGGCGACGCGATCCTGTCGTCGTGCTTCTGGCCGGTGACGTTTCGCAAGGGCGGATACAAGTTCTGGGTGACGTTCACGGAAAAATTCGGCATGCCGTTCATCGTGGGTAAACAGCCGCGCGGGACGAACCAGACGGAGACCGACGCCTTCGCCGACCGGCTCGAGCAGATGGTGCAGGATGCGATCGCCGTGATCCCGGACGATGCCTCGGTGGAGATCCCGGAGACGAAGAACACGGGCTCGGCCGATCTGTACGACAAACTCATTCGCGCGTGCACGGGCGAGATCAATGTGGCGCTGTTGGGCCACTCGGGAGGAGCGGAGAGCACGCCGGGCAAGCTGGGCGGCGAGGATACCGCCGGCGACACGGGAGAGAACCTCGGCGACGATGATCAGAAGATGGTCGAGGACACGATGAACACGCTGATCGACTGGATCTGCGAATACAACTTCGCGGAACGTTCCGACCGGCCGCGCTTCATCATGTACGAAGAAGAGGACGTGGACACGAAGCTTGCGGAGCGGGACGAGAAGTTGACCACGGCGCTCGGCATGTCACAACTTCGCTTGTCAAAAAAATATTACCAGAAGGGCTATGCCCTGGAGGATGAGGATCTGGAGGAAGCTCCGGCTGTGCCGGAAGTGCGGAGTGCGGAGTTGGAAGTTCGGAGTGGACTGCCAGTACAACAGCCCGCGCCCGCGCAGTTCTCATCCTCTCCCCTTGAGGGAGAGGGTAGGGTGAGGGGGGGATTGCTTCGGCGTATCCTCGATGCCGTCGTTGAATTTGTCTCTCCCAATTCCGCACTCCATACTCCGCAATCCGCACTCGATGACGCACTCGATTCCCTGAGCGCGGAGGATCTTCAAAGGCAGGCTGAAGGCGTTTTAAAGCCGGTTATTGATCTCATTAATAAGGGCACCAGTTACGAGGACATCATGAAGGATCTCGTGACCGCCTACCCTGACATGGACTCCTCTGCCCTGGAGGAAAGGCTTTCGCGGGCGATCTTTGTGGCTGAAGCGTGGGGTAGAATGACAACTGGCCAGGAGTTAAAGGCCCTCCCATGA
- a CDS encoding phage minor head protein, with protein sequence MNLALKNRLALLRRVHGCPGCGATPFSSIVHRPSSIDFSASDVDLLYAIGLPPEQAIEYFKSKGYAYSWDWQEIWQEAQSLSFTVAKAMRLDVLQTIRDELQKALDDGMMLRDFQKNLEPKLKALGWWGKSEIIDADGVVSSVQLGSAWRLQTIYDTNMSTSYMSGRWKEYMENTDDRPWFQYVAVMDSKTRPSHAALNGKVFRYDDPFWDSFWPPNDWG encoded by the coding sequence ATGAACCTCGCGCTGAAAAATAGGCTGGCGCTGTTGAGACGGGTCCACGGTTGCCCCGGCTGCGGAGCCACGCCTTTTTCGTCCATCGTCCATCGTCCATCGTCCATCGACTTTTCCGCAAGCGATGTCGATCTCCTCTACGCCATCGGCCTGCCCCCTGAGCAAGCGATCGAATATTTCAAGAGCAAGGGCTACGCCTACTCCTGGGACTGGCAGGAGATTTGGCAGGAGGCGCAGTCTCTCTCGTTCACCGTGGCCAAGGCAATGCGGCTTGATGTTCTTCAGACGATCAGGGACGAGTTGCAGAAGGCGCTCGATGACGGCATGATGCTGCGGGACTTTCAGAAAAATCTTGAACCGAAGCTGAAAGCCCTGGGCTGGTGGGGCAAGTCCGAGATCATTGACGCCGACGGCGTAGTGTCGAGCGTCCAATTGGGATCTGCCTGGAGATTGCAAACGATTTACGATACCAACATGTCCACGTCATATATGTCCGGGCGATGGAAAGAGTACATGGAGAACACGGACGACCGGCCGTGGTTCCAGTATGTGGCGGTAATGGATTCCAAGACCCGACCGAGCCATGCCGCGCTGAACGGCAAGGTGTTTCGTTACGACGATCCATTCTGGGACTCTTTCTGGCCGCCGAACGACTGGGGCTGA
- a CDS encoding phage virion morphogenesis protein has protein sequence MKNFDISIFDDEAHQLLKQLQERGDDLAPAMRKIAGIMAGAVELNFEREGRPRWPALAAGTIKQREKMGKWPGKILQRSGRLAKSWTKSSDRNSAKVGSNWPTARIHETGGDAGRGHKAHIPARPVRTLTARDIGEIKLVLMSYLFKGQ, from the coding sequence ATGAAAAATTTTGACATCAGCATCTTTGACGATGAGGCGCATCAGCTCCTGAAGCAGCTCCAGGAGCGCGGGGACGACCTTGCCCCGGCGATGCGGAAGATCGCGGGTATCATGGCCGGGGCCGTCGAGCTGAACTTCGAGCGGGAAGGTAGACCGCGCTGGCCGGCGCTGGCGGCCGGGACCATAAAGCAGCGGGAGAAGATGGGAAAGTGGCCGGGCAAAATATTACAAAGAAGCGGCCGCCTCGCGAAGAGCTGGACAAAAAGTTCTGATCGGAACAGCGCAAAGGTCGGCAGCAACTGGCCGACCGCTCGGATCCATGAGACGGGGGGCGATGCCGGGCGGGGGCATAAAGCGCATATCCCGGCGCGGCCGGTGCGGACGCTCACGGCGAGGGATATTGGAGAGATCAAATTGGTGTTGATGAGCTACCTTTTCAAAGGGCAATAA